One genomic window of Nicotiana sylvestris chromosome 10, ASM39365v2, whole genome shotgun sequence includes the following:
- the LOC104241058 gene encoding late blight resistance protein R1-A-like: MFLDKDLAKIRRDFLELRPSNIDDVSRDRLEFFLWELNFLDSFLSLQSFTFAGECGMLDVSQKMKEIWKKSISVQQATQRIFFSDSDWEGSVDPNFDPFISDVPTGIWKIKLEFQSKYSSVEVSSIPLPANKDDIPIPKFLMEFIDGVIANLNVLVKIDDPRSLLYVPEPKEQIEEVLKELNLLRFFVCFVSNKCTEPAQSEHTFFTHVLIVSSHAAMVAWLYLPIHGKENQDVAPREMNALFSDLLELKIKPIHPHIHKIYTDVLCALKSTIQPGWHPNIIQNKHATDSGFVEAPAHNLMKLPTVSNPSGTVSSNDQMTILHDILSLIRANLIHLPILDLEFRLQDMETVIVDAGLLIYSLYDSEGKTEGMTLEDVNQALGLDLPGNIQPVKAMIYLIIRKAFQSNLPRIHGLGHVDFLLNNLREFQIRHSYSLAFVMNQLQIIQKELESLQPFLKAVAEELHDKHEETQKWATLLIGIAYEVEYVVDAACINKEVPPWCLEHWLLDIIEEITCIKTEVAEIQKKKMPSSVLYDTMNTATDHMSSQLARTPRLNEEIVGFEDVIEELRHQLIKGTKGRDVISIVGMPGQGKTTLAYRLYCDRLVVSHFDIRVQCCVSQVYSRNELLLALLHNAVGEDFQYRERHDIELADMLRKTLLSKRYLILVDDVWENSAWDDLVGSFPDANNGSRIILTTRHHEVANYARFQSDPFHLRMFNDDESLKLLKSKVFAEESCSAPLEDVGRQIAKKCGGLPLSVVLVAGILARMEKKEESWKQVATTLSSHIHSDSKSIVEQSYQNLPYHLRSCFLYFGAFLEDRVIDASRLKRLWISEAFIKSCDGKSLEDIAEGYLENLIGRNLVMISQRADSDGKVEACRLHDVLLEFCKEKATEENLLLWIIRDHNANPSSCIYSHKQHAQRRLAFSEMDNLEEWSSSCSLVGSVLFRSDTDSFTRLSVPKPAFAISRILQNFKFLKVLDLEQNIVIDSFPTGLVYLRYIYAETKQKSIPSSISNLCNLETLILKSWGQILLPVTLRKMSKLRHLHISHFFTIDNAEKLLEDSSKFYDLDTLSQPYFSCVEDVELMLRKAPNIRELECKFKGVCSFPFPVSDFSTQLETLHIIGEAVEFQHRYPVCISASNLKILKLSCFRLGHEHLSNIAQLQKIQVLELLAIELDDEKWEVRDDEFPKLKVLKLMFCCSLEEWTVFDDAFPNLERLFLRGLENLKEIPSCFEDICSLKSIEVWDCNESVVKSARVIQEIQVDDYQNDDFKLVIK; the protein is encoded by the exons ATGTTTCTAGACAAAGATTTGGCTAAAATAAGACGCGACTTTCTTGAACTTCGACCCTCTAACATTGACGATGTTTCAAGGGATCGATTGGAGTTCTTTCTGTGGGAGTTAAATTTCCTGGACAGTTTTCTCAGTCTGCAGAGCTTCACCTTCGCAGGTGAATGCGGCATGCTCGACGTCTCAcagaaaatgaaagaaatttgGAAGAAGTCCATATCAGTACAACAGGCTACTCAACGAATTTTTTTCTCTGATTCTGACTGGGAGGGGTCTGTGGATCCAAATTTTGATCCCTTTATCTCCGACGTGCCAACAGGAATTTGGAAGATTAAGCTCGAATTCCAATCAAAATACTCCTCCGTCGAAGTATCATCAATACCACTTCCAGCCAACAAGGATGATATTCCTATCCCCAAATTTCTAATGGAATTCATTGATGGTGTTATAGCGAATCTCAATGTTCTAGTAAAGATTGATGATCCTCGTTCGCTACTTTATGTTCCGGAACCAAAGGAACAAATAGAAGAGGTtttgaaggagttgaatttgCTGAGGTTTTTCGTCTGCTTTGTTTCAAACAAATGCACAGAGCCAGCTCAAAGCGAACATACTTTCTTCACTCACGTCTTAATTGTGTCCAGCCACGCAGCAATGGTCGCATGGTTGTATTTGCCAATCCATGGCAAGGAAAATCAAGACGTGGCTCCAAGGGAAATGAATGCTTTGTTTTCTGATCTCCTGGAATTGAAGATTAAGCCCATTCATCCCCACATCCACAAAATTTATACAGATGTCCTGTGCGCTTTGAAGTCGACTATACAACCAGGTTGGCATCCCAATATTATTCAAAATAAGCATGCAACTGACAGTGGATTTGTGGAGGCTCCTGCACACAATTTGATGAAGCTACCCACTGTTAGTAATCCTAGTGGGACAGTTTCTTCAAATGATCAAATGACAATCCTTCATGATATACTCAGCCTTATAAGAGCCAATCTCATCCATCTGCCAATACTAGATCTTGAATTTCGTCTTCAAGATATGGAAACTGTTATTGTTGATGCCGGACTTCTAATTTACTCATTATATGATAGCGAGGGGAAGACAGAAGGCATGACGTTGGAGGATGTGAACCAAGCACTTGGTCTTGATCTTCCGGGAAACATTCAGCCTGTCAAAGCTATGATATATCTCATCATTCGAAAGGCGTTTCAATCTAACTTGCCGAGGATTCATGGACTAGGCCATGttgattttcttttaaacaaCTTGAGGGAGTTCCAGATCCGCCATTCATATTCCCTCGCTTTTGTCATGAACCAGCTTCAAataattcagaaggaacttgaGAGCTTGCAACCTTTTCTAAAGGCTGTTGCCGAAGAGCTACATGACAAGCACGAGGAAACTCAAAAGTGGGCTACACTATTGATTGGCATAGCATATGAGGTGGAATATGTAGTTGATGCAGCTTGTATAAACAAAGAAGTACCTCCTTGGTGTCTTGAGCATTGGCTCCTTGATATCATAGAGGAGATTACTTGTATCAAAACAGAGGTAGCAGAgattcaaaaaaagaaaatgcCTAGTTCAGTACTATATGATACCATGAATACTGCCACTGATCATATGTCATCACAACTGGCAAGGACTCCAAGGTTGAATGAAGAAATTGTGGGGTTTGAGGATGTAATAGAAGAGTTAAGGCACCAGCTAATAAAAGGAACCAAAGGGCGAGATGTTATCTCAATCGTCGGCATGCCGGGTCAAGGTAAGACGACTTTGGCCTATAGACTCTATTGTGACAGGTTAGTTGTGTCTCACTTTGATATTCGTGTACAGTGTTGCGTGTCTCAAGTATATTCACGTAATGAATTGTTATTGGCCTTGCTACATAATGCTGTTGGTGAGGATTTTCAGTATAGAGAAAGGCATGACATTGAATTAGCTGATATGCTTCGCAAAACTTTATTATCAAAAAGGTACCTTATCCTTGTTGATGATGTGTGGGAAAACAGCGCATGGGATGATTTGGTAGGTTCTTTTCCAGATGCTAACAATGGAAGCAGAATCATTCTAACAACACGACATCATGAAGTTGCCAACTATGCTAGATTTCAGAGTGATCCCTTTCACCTTCGTATGTTTAACGATGATGAAAGTTTGAAATTACTAAAATCTAAAGTGTTTGCTGAGGAAAGCTGTTCTGCTCCCCTTGAAGATGTTGGGCGACAAATAGCAAAAAAGTGTGGAGGGCTGCCTCTTTCAGTTGTTTTGGTGGCTGGTATTCTGGCAAGGAtggagaaaaaagaagagagttgGAAACAAGTGGCTACAACTTTAAGTTCCCACATTCACAGTGACTCAAAGTCCATTGTGGAACAAAGTTATCAGAATTTACCCTATCATCTCAGGTCTTGCTTCCTTTATTTTGGAGCATTTTTAGAGGATAGAGTGATTGATGCTTCCAGGTTAAAAAGGTTATGGATATCAGAAGCATTTATAAAAAGTTGTGACGGCAAGAGTTTGGAGGATATAGCAGAAGGTTACTTGGAGAATCTTATTGGAAGAAATCTAGTGATGATTTCTCAACGAGCTGATTCAGATGGTAAGGTCGAAGCATGTCGTCTTCATGATGTATTGCTCGAGTTCTGCAAGGAAAAGGCAACAGAGGAGAATCTTCTGCTATGGATAATACG GGATCACAACGCCAATCCTTCTTCCTGCATTTATTCTCATAAGCAGCATGCGCAGCGTCGCTTGGCCTTTTCTGAAATGGATAATCTTGAAGAATGGAGCTCCTCTTGCTCACTTGTTGGCTCTGTACTTTTCAGGAGTGATACTGACTCCTTTACCCGTCTTTCCGTACCCAAACCCGCCTTCGCAATTTCACGCATTTTACAGAATTTCAAGTTTCTAAAAGTGTTGGATTTGGAGCAGAACATTGTTATTGATTCTTTTCCAACTGGGCTAGTTTACTTGAGATATATTTATGCAGAAACTAAGCAGAAGTCAATTCCGTCGTCCATATCAAATCTTTGTAACCTTGAAACTTTGATATTAAAATCTTGGGGGCAAATATTGTTACCGGTTACTCTTAGGAAGATGAGTAAATTGAGACATCTGCATATTAGTCACTTCTTCACTATAGATAATGCAGAGAAGTTACTTGAGGACTCCtcaaaattttatgatttggacaCTCTTTCTCAGCCATATTTTTCTTGTGTCGAGGATGTTGAATTGATGTTGAGAAAAGCCCCTAATATTCGGGAACTGGAATGCAAATTCAAGGGTGTTTGCAGCTTTCCGTTCCCTGTATCAGATTTTTCAACACAGCTTGAGACGCTACACATTATTGGTGAAGCCGTAGAATTCCAGCATCGGTATCCTGTATGCATCTCCGCATCAAATCTCAAAATATTGAAACTGTCCTGCTTTAGACTGGGTCATGAGCACTTGTCGAACATTGCTCAGCTTCAGAAGATTCAGGTGCTAGAACTGCTAGCCATTGAACTTGATGATGAAAAATGGGAAGTGAGAGATGACGAGTTCCCTAAACTTAAAGTCTTGAAATTAATGTTTTGTTGCAGTCTTGAAGAATGGACTGTCTTCGATGACGCATTTCCTAATCTTGAACGCTTGTTTTTGCGTGGACTAGAAAATCTGAAGGAGATCCCTTCTTGTTTCGAAGACATCTGTTCTTTAAAGTCCATTGAGGTATGGGATTGCAACGAATCTGTTGTAAAGTCAGCCAGGGTTATCCAAGAAATACAAGTTGATGATTATCAAAATGATGATTTCAAGCTTGTCATCAAGTAA